A window of Candidatus Purcelliella pentastirinorum contains these coding sequences:
- the groL gene encoding chaperonin GroEL (60 kDa chaperone family; promotes refolding of misfolded polypeptides especially under stressful conditions; forms two stacked rings of heptamers to form a barrel-shaped 14mer; ends can be capped by GroES; misfolded proteins enter the barrel where they are refolded when GroES binds) has product MTSKDVKFGNNARSKMLKGVNVLADAVKVTLGPKGRNVVLDKSFGAPAITKDGVTVAREIELEDKFENMGAQMVKEVASKANDAAGDGTTTATVLAQAIVSEGLKAVAAGMNPMDLKRGIDKAVSTAVKKLEHLSIPCSDSNSVIQVGTISANSDESVGILIAKAMEKVGNEGVITVEEGNGLEDEMEVVEGMQFDRGYLSPYFINKSESGSVELENPYILLVDKKISNIRELLPLLEAVAKAGKPLLIVAEDVEGEALATLVVNTMRGIVKATAVKAPGFGDRRKAMLQDIAVLTAGTVVSEELLMELEKTTIEDLGQAKRVVINKDTTTIIGGKGDKISINGRVNQIRQEIKKATSDYDKEKLQERVAKLAGGVAVLKVGAATEVEMKEKKARFEDALHATRAAVEEGVVAGGGVALVRVAAQLSDLQGQNEDQNVGIKVALKAMEAPLRQIVSNAGEEPSVIARNIKDGKKDYGYNAATDKYGNMFDFGILDPTKVTRSALQYAASVAGLMITTECMITDLPKEDKQDMSGSNPTGGMGGMGGMM; this is encoded by the coding sequence ATGACATCTAAAGACGTAAAATTCGGTAATAACGCCAGAAGTAAAATGTTAAAAGGCGTGAACGTACTAGCAGATGCAGTCAAAGTAACCTTAGGGCCTAAAGGCCGTAATGTAGTCTTAGATAAATCCTTTGGTGCTCCTGCAATAACTAAAGATGGAGTAACAGTTGCTAGAGAAATTGAGTTAGAAGATAAATTTGAAAACATGGGTGCACAAATGGTTAAAGAAGTAGCATCTAAAGCAAATGATGCTGCTGGAGATGGAACAACTACAGCTACAGTACTAGCACAAGCAATCGTAAGTGAAGGATTAAAAGCGGTAGCAGCTGGTATGAATCCTATGGATTTAAAAAGAGGTATAGATAAAGCTGTATCAACAGCTGTAAAAAAATTGGAACATTTATCAATACCATGCTCCGATTCTAATTCTGTGATACAAGTAGGAACAATATCAGCAAATTCAGATGAAAGTGTAGGTATATTAATTGCGAAAGCAATGGAAAAAGTAGGAAATGAAGGGGTTATAACAGTAGAAGAAGGAAATGGTTTAGAAGATGAGATGGAAGTAGTAGAAGGTATGCAATTTGATAGAGGATATTTATCTCCTTATTTCATAAATAAGTCTGAATCTGGCTCTGTCGAATTAGAAAATCCATATATACTGTTAGTAGATAAAAAAATTTCTAATATTCGTGAACTTTTACCATTACTTGAAGCAGTGGCTAAAGCAGGAAAACCATTATTGATAGTTGCAGAAGATGTAGAAGGTGAAGCGCTAGCTACTTTAGTCGTAAATACGATGAGAGGAATAGTAAAAGCAACAGCAGTAAAAGCTCCTGGTTTCGGTGATAGAAGAAAAGCTATGTTACAAGATATTGCCGTATTAACAGCTGGTACAGTTGTATCTGAAGAATTATTAATGGAATTAGAAAAAACAACAATAGAAGACTTAGGACAAGCTAAAAGAGTAGTTATAAATAAAGATACTACAACAATAATAGGTGGTAAAGGTGATAAAATTTCTATAAACGGAAGAGTAAACCAAATACGCCAAGAAATAAAAAAAGCTACTTCTGACTATGATAAAGAAAAATTACAAGAAAGAGTGGCAAAATTAGCTGGAGGAGTAGCAGTATTAAAAGTAGGAGCAGCAACAGAAGTAGAAATGAAAGAAAAAAAAGCTAGATTTGAAGATGCATTACATGCTACAAGAGCTGCTGTAGAAGAAGGAGTTGTTGCAGGAGGAGGAGTAGCTTTAGTTAGAGTAGCAGCACAACTCTCAGATTTACAAGGACAAAATGAGGATCAAAATGTAGGAATAAAAGTTGCATTAAAAGCAATGGAAGCACCATTACGTCAAATAGTATCCAACGCAGGTGAAGAACCATCAGTAATTGCAAGAAATATAAAAGATGGTAAAAAAGATTATGGATATAATGCAGCTACTGATAAATATGGTAATATGTTTGATTTTGGTATACTAGATCCAACTAAAGTAACAAGATCAGCTTTACAATATGCAGCTTCAGTTGCAGGATTAATGATAACAACAGAATGCATGATTACCGATTTACCAAAAGAAGATAAACAAGATATGAGCGGAAGTAACCCAACAGGAGGAATGGGTGGAATGGGTGGAATGATGTAA
- the pyrH gene encoding UMP kinase has product MINTDKFKYRRILLKVSGEIFGKNDSSNININIINNFLKEIKSISRLGIQIGLVIGGGNIVRGSDISNFGIDRVVCDYMGMLSTIINGLALSNILNNSSVNSYLMSSIPIDGICHTYDYFKAIDLLIKNFIVIFVGGIGNPFFTTDSAACLRGIELNADIILKGTKVDGVFSADPFISPNAILYDKLSYSEILNLNLKIMDSTALIMAKEHKLPIRIFNINSKGVIKRIIMGENVGTLIY; this is encoded by the coding sequence TTGATTAATACAGATAAATTTAAATATCGTCGTATTTTATTAAAAGTTAGTGGTGAAATATTTGGTAAAAATGATAGTTCTAATATAAATATAAATATTATAAATAATTTTTTAAAAGAAATAAAAAGTATTTCACGATTAGGAATACAAATAGGTTTAGTTATCGGAGGAGGTAATATAGTAAGAGGTTCTGATATTTCTAATTTTGGAATAGATCGTGTTGTTTGTGATTATATGGGAATGTTATCTACTATCATAAATGGCTTAGCATTATCTAATATATTAAATAATAGTTCAGTTAATTCTTATTTGATGTCATCTATTCCTATAGATGGTATTTGTCACACTTATGATTATTTTAAGGCAATTGATTTATTAATAAAAAATTTTATTGTTATTTTTGTAGGTGGTATTGGTAATCCATTTTTTACTACAGATTCAGCTGCATGTTTGCGTGGTATTGAATTGAATGCCGATATTATTTTAAAAGGTACAAAAGTGGATGGTGTTTTTTCAGCCGATCCTTTTATTTCTCCTAATGCAATTTTATATGATAAATTATCTTATAGTGAAATACTTAATTTAAATTTAAAAATTATGGATTCTACTGCACTTATTATGGCCAAGGAACATAAATTACCTATTCGTATATTTAATATTAATAGCAAGGGTGTTATAAAACGTATTATAATGGGTGAAAATGTTGGTACACTTATTTATTGA
- the tsf gene encoding translation elongation factor Ts, with protein MIKIDSNLIKKLRSLTGAGFLNCKKALFATNNNIEESIDYLRKNDQYYAYNRSNNITKNGVIFTGISDNFAAIVEINSETDFVSRNIFFLDFAKKIISFTLKEKITELCKLIDLFDDERYTLISKFGENINIRKLSTLNGGTNITLGSYVHNMYLGALVSLDKVDKEFSKHIAMHIVSYRPEYIYIKDVPIKLLDRERSVYLALAGKLCKSNKILKKYVNGKIKKFIKNIVLTEQNFLLSPKKKVKNVLLEKGIKIIDFVCFRVGE; from the coding sequence ATGATTAAAATTGATTCTAATTTAATTAAAAAACTTCGTTCATTGACTGGTGCTGGTTTTTTAAATTGTAAAAAAGCATTGTTTGCAACTAATAATAATATAGAAGAATCTATCGATTATTTAAGAAAAAATGATCAATATTATGCGTATAATAGAAGTAATAATATTACTAAGAATGGTGTTATTTTTACTGGTATTAGTGATAATTTTGCTGCAATAGTTGAAATAAATAGTGAGACGGATTTTGTTTCTCGTAATATTTTTTTTTTAGATTTTGCAAAGAAAATTATTTCTTTTACATTAAAAGAAAAAATTACTGAACTTTGCAAGCTAATAGATTTATTTGATGATGAACGTTATACCTTAATATCTAAATTTGGTGAAAATATTAATATAAGAAAGTTAAGTACATTAAATGGAGGTACTAATATTACTTTAGGTAGTTACGTTCATAATATGTATTTAGGTGCATTAGTTTCTTTAGATAAAGTAGATAAAGAATTTTCTAAACATATAGCTATGCATATAGTTTCATATAGACCTGAATATATTTATATAAAAGATGTGCCTATTAAATTACTTGATCGTGAGAGATCAGTTTATTTAGCTCTTGCAGGAAAATTATGTAAATCTAATAAAATATTAAAAAAATATGTTAATGGTAAAATAAAGAAGTTTATTAAAAATATAGTATTAACTGAACAAAATTTCCTTTTATCTCCAAAAAAAAAGGTAAAAAATGTATTATTAGAAAAAGGAATTAAAATTATTGATTTTGTTTGTTTTAGAGTTGGTGAATAA
- the rpsB gene encoding 30S ribosomal protein S2: protein MIEFSIKDMIKAGIHFGHQTRYWHPKMKPFIFGIRNNIHIIDLEKTIYMFNNAMIELNTIIKNKGKILFVGTKRSASKIVKKEAIFYKQFFVNYRWLGGMLTNWKTVRQSIKYLKELKIQSNDGTFKKLTKKESSIRYHKLNKLENSLGGIKNMGGLPDALFVIDANYERIAVNEANKLGITVFAIVDTNSDPSGINFIIPGNDDAIRSIKLYFKIISSVINKNFIINNNNKLN, encoded by the coding sequence ATGATTGAATTTTCTATTAAAGATATGATTAAAGCTGGTATTCATTTTGGTCACCAAACTCGTTATTGGCATCCAAAAATGAAACCATTTATATTTGGTATACGTAATAATATACATATAATTGATCTTGAAAAAACAATTTATATGTTCAATAATGCTATGATTGAATTAAACACAATTATTAAAAATAAAGGTAAAATATTATTTGTTGGTACTAAAAGATCAGCTTCTAAAATAGTAAAAAAAGAAGCAATTTTTTATAAACAATTTTTTGTAAATTATAGATGGTTGGGTGGAATGTTGACTAATTGGAAAACTGTACGTCAATCCATTAAATATCTTAAAGAATTAAAAATTCAATCTAATGATGGTACTTTTAAAAAATTAACAAAAAAGGAGTCATCAATAAGATATCATAAATTAAATAAATTAGAAAATAGTTTAGGTGGCATTAAAAATATGGGTGGTTTACCCGATGCTTTATTTGTTATTGATGCTAATTACGAGCGTATTGCAGTAAATGAAGCAAATAAATTAGGTATTACTGTTTTTGCTATAGTTGATACTAATTCTGACCCTTCAGGTATTAATTTCATTATTCCTGGTAATGATGATGCAATAAGATCAATAAAATTATATTTTAAAATAATAAGTAGTGTTATTAATAAAAATTTTATTATCAATAATAATAATAAATTGAATTAA
- the map gene encoding type I methionyl aminopeptidase — protein sequence MKINIKNKKEIKKMRKVGKLAAEILDMIEKYVKPGITTEELDNICKNYIKYTQKAKSACLGYHGFPKSICTSINDTVCHGIPNKTTLKSGDIINIDVSIIKNEYHSDTSKMFFVGKIKKKNEYLCKIAKKSLYNALKIIKPNIYIEDIGYNIQKYVESKKFTIVREYCGHGIGRKFHEQPQVLHYKTTNNQIKLKPGMIFTIEPMINMGTEKTKIMQDGWTVKTKDSNLSAQYEHTILVTNFGCEILTLNKSDNIKSKLINI from the coding sequence ATGAAAATAAATATCAAAAATAAAAAAGAAATAAAAAAGATGCGTAAGGTTGGCAAACTTGCAGCGGAAATATTAGATATGATAGAAAAATATGTTAAACCTGGTATAACAACAGAAGAATTAGATAATATATGTAAAAACTATATAAAATATACACAAAAAGCAAAATCTGCATGTCTGGGATATCATGGATTTCCAAAATCTATATGTACATCAATAAATGACACAGTATGTCATGGTATTCCTAATAAAACTACCTTGAAAAGTGGAGATATAATAAATATAGATGTTTCAATTATAAAAAATGAATACCATAGTGATACTTCTAAAATGTTTTTTGTAGGTAAAATAAAAAAAAAAAATGAATATTTATGTAAAATAGCAAAAAAGAGCTTATACAATGCGTTAAAAATAATTAAACCAAATATTTATATAGAAGATATAGGTTACAACATACAAAAATATGTAGAATCAAAAAAATTTACAATAGTACGAGAATATTGTGGACATGGAATAGGAAGAAAATTTCATGAACAACCTCAAGTATTACACTATAAAACAACAAATAATCAAATTAAATTAAAACCAGGTATGATATTTACTATAGAGCCAATGATAAATATGGGTACAGAAAAAACTAAAATTATGCAAGATGGTTGGACGGTAAAAACAAAAGATTCCAATCTATCAGCACAATATGAACATACAATACTAGTAACTAATTTTGGATGCGAAATATTAACATTAAATAAAAGTGATAATATCAAATCAAAATTAATAAATATTTAA
- the degP gene encoding serine endoprotease DegP, whose amino-acid sequence MFFVFVQKSITAETLSYFNNNVPSLAPMLEKVMPSVVSINIEGSTIVHTYKFPQQFFGDNFPFCQKGSPLYNSPLCKEFFNDESKHKRFKALGSGVIINSINGYVVTNNHVIDHATSIQVQLSDGRLFDAKIIGRDPRSDIALIQLIKADHLISIKIANSDLLKVGDYAVAIGNPFGFGDTVTTGIVSALGRSGLNIDNYENFIQTDAAINRGNSGGALVNLNGELIGINTAIFAPDGGNIGIGFAIPSNMVKNLTTQMVIYGHVKRGELGIMGTELNAELAKILNINVQKGAFVSQVLLHSSAYKSGIRAGDVIVSINNRYIPSFATLRAEIGSLPVCTKIRLGLIRNSKLFYVTVVLQQSKKDIIDSSTLYVGIDGANLSNYNNNGEKGVRVDKIKPDSSAYRIGLRKNDIILGINKQRVCNLNELREILNTKLTLLVFNIKRDKNNIYLLIQ is encoded by the coding sequence ATGTTTTTTGTCTTTGTTCAAAAAAGTATTACAGCGGAAACTTTATCTTATTTTAATAATAATGTTCCAAGTTTAGCTCCTATGTTAGAAAAAGTAATGCCGTCTGTTGTTAGTATAAATATTGAAGGTAGTACAATTGTACATACTTATAAATTTCCTCAGCAATTTTTTGGCGATAATTTTCCATTTTGTCAAAAGGGTTCTCCTCTTTATAATTCTCCTTTATGTAAAGAATTTTTTAATGATGAATCTAAACATAAACGATTTAAAGCATTGGGTTCTGGTGTTATAATAAATAGTATTAATGGATATGTTGTTACTAATAATCATGTTATTGATCATGCTACTAGTATACAAGTTCAGTTAAGTGATGGTCGTCTCTTTGATGCTAAAATTATTGGTAGAGATCCTCGATCTGATATTGCTTTAATTCAATTAATTAAAGCTGATCATTTGATTTCTATTAAAATAGCTAATTCGGATTTATTAAAAGTCGGTGATTATGCTGTTGCTATTGGTAATCCTTTTGGTTTTGGTGATACTGTTACTACAGGTATTGTATCTGCTTTAGGTCGTAGCGGTTTGAATATAGATAATTATGAAAATTTTATTCAAACTGATGCTGCTATTAATAGAGGTAATTCTGGAGGGGCTCTGGTTAATTTAAATGGAGAATTGATTGGTATCAACACTGCTATATTTGCTCCAGATGGTGGTAATATTGGAATTGGGTTTGCTATACCTAGTAATATGGTAAAAAATTTGACTACTCAAATGGTTATATATGGTCATGTAAAACGTGGTGAATTAGGTATTATGGGTACTGAATTAAATGCGGAATTAGCTAAAATATTGAATATTAATGTTCAAAAAGGTGCTTTTGTTAGTCAAGTTTTATTACATTCTTCTGCTTATAAAAGTGGTATTAGAGCTGGTGATGTTATTGTTTCTATAAATAATAGATATATTCCAAGTTTTGCTACATTACGTGCTGAAATAGGTTCTTTACCAGTTTGTACTAAAATTAGATTAGGTTTAATACGTAATAGTAAATTATTTTATGTTACAGTTGTTTTACAGCAAAGTAAAAAGGATATTATTGATTCTTCAACTTTGTATGTTGGAATTGATGGTGCTAATTTAAGTAACTATAATAATAATGGTGAAAAGGGTGTTAGGGTGGATAAAATTAAACCTGATAGTTCAGCTTATCGAATAGGGTTAAGGAAGAATGATATTATTTTAGGCATTAATAAACAAAGAGTTTGTAATTTAAATGAATTGCGTGAAATACTTAATACTAAATTAACTTTATTAGTATTTAATATAAAACGTGACAAAAATAATATTTATTTATTAATACAATAA
- the erpA gene encoding iron-sulfur cluster insertion protein ErpA, whose amino-acid sequence MKSFNLTFTKAAAKKLKKIINNENNVNMKLRIYIIGGGCNGLKYKFILDDKVNDNDFVFDKFGVFLVVDEFTFQYIIGSSIDYIENIIESKFSVLNPNAKVTCGCGFSFNI is encoded by the coding sequence ATGAAATCTTTTAATTTAACTTTTACTAAAGCTGCTGCTAAAAAATTAAAAAAAATAATTAATAATGAAAATAATGTAAATATGAAATTACGAATTTATATAATTGGTGGTGGTTGTAATGGATTAAAATATAAGTTTATTTTGGATGATAAAGTAAATGATAATGATTTTGTTTTTGATAAATTTGGTGTTTTTTTAGTTGTTGATGAATTTACTTTTCAGTATATAATTGGTAGTTCAATAGATTACATTGAAAATATTATTGAATCTAAGTTTTCCGTATTAAATCCTAATGCAAAAGTAACTTGTGGTTGTGGGTTTTCTTTTAATATATGA